The segment ATAAGTACAGTATATATATATGCTCTTCCCAGGCATGCGGAATAAAGATTTCACCGCAAGTCTTTTACATAGATTGGTGTCCTTTCCATAGTACAACGTCACCAAAAGAAAACATGGCCAGCATGGTTCTTTGACGTATTCATTGAAATATAGAGTGTAAAGATCAAATGAATTAAAGTTTAACCGGGTAGCTCGCCTAGGGGACGGGAAGGGGGTTGCCAggtctttgttttgtttggtcaGCGGTTCCCGATTTTGGCATTGCTGTCTCCTCTCTCCCAGTGGGCCGCCTCCTTACTGTTGTCAGGGCTTCTTATGCGTCAGATCTGATGCATTTGGTATGACTGTGCATTTAACACACTAAAATGTGTAAGGTTTTTTAATGTTCCACTTGTGTCGGTTATACTCCAATGtggccaatttaaaaaaagacaatacaATAGCGTGCCCGTTTCAAAGCACCTATTGTTGTGTATTTCTCCCCAAACCGCCCGCCCCTTaacctcccttccccaaagtggCTGCTTTGTGAATTGCCTAGAAGGACGCGACAGGGAGCCGAGGGAGAGAGACCGTGATGACAGTGACATGCAAACCACAGCACCGCAGAGAGGAGTGGAAAATTCATCCCCCGGCTGACAGTGTATCGGGTGTTCAGAGACGGGGGCGGGGTAGGCGAACTGTCCCAGGCCTTACAAATCAATGGCTCCCCCCGCCCAAGCCGGGGGAACCCGCCGCCTGCGCTCGCAGCGCATCAATCATTAACCGGCACGGCGGGGGAGGCGTGCACCGAGCAGGAGCAGGCACCGCGTTCTCCCGGGGGGATCCGGGGCCCCCAGCCGGGCAGGGTCTCGGTCTCCTCCAGCGGCAGGGGCTGAATTACCGCGAGGCTGGGCTCGTCTGCAGGAGGAGCTGCCTCCGCGCGTCGGCTGGGGCGATGCTGCCGCTGCTGCAATGAGCgatgctgggggggaggaggaggaggagaagcacaAATCCACTGCAATTCCTCCTCCGGCGGCGGCGGGGAAAGCGGCTTTTCCTTCGCCGGCTTACATCACCAGCCCCGCTCCGGCTCGGCGGCTGCGGCTCCGGGGCCCCAAAggcgccctctcctccccccaccgcgcCCCCGCCGCCACCCCCGCAGCGGAGCAGCGCCGCGGCTGGccgagggggctggggaggggggcaccatGCCTGGAGGCCGGGCAGCCAAGGACCAggcgcctccccctcctccctctgcccccctacTGCGCTGGGACGAGGTGCCCGATGACTTCGTGGAGTGCTTCATCCTGTCGGGCTACCGGCGGCTGCACTGCAGCGCCCAGGAGTGCCTGGCCTCGGTGCTGCAGCCCACCAACGAGACGCTCAACTTCTGGACCCACTTCatccccctgctcctcttcctgaGCAAGTTCTGCCGGCTCTTCTTCCTGAGCGGGGCCGGCGAGCTGCCCTTCCACCACCCCTTCCTGCTGCCCCTCTGGTGCTACGCCTCGGGCGTCCTGCTCACGTTTGCCATGAGCTGCACGGCCCATGTGTTCAGCTGCCTCTCGCTGCGCCTGCGCGCCGCCTTCTTCTACCTGGACTACGCCTCCATCAGCTACTACGGCTTCGCCAGCACCGTGGCTTATTCCTACTACCTGCTGCCCGGCCTGCGCCTGCTGGACGCGCGGGCCATGAGCCGCTACCTGCAGCAGCGCCTGGGCTGGCAGCTGGACTGCAGCCTCCCCATCGCCCTCTACAGCGCCCTGGTGCTGCCGGTGGCCTTTGTGCTGGCCGTCACCTGCACCGTGGCGTGCTGCAAGAGCCGCTCCGAGTGGTGCGCCTACCCCTTCGCCATCCGGACCTTCGTCTTCGCCATGCCCCTCAGCATGGCCTGCCCCATCATGCTGGAGAGCTTCCTCTTCGATCTGCGGGGGCAGAACCCCACCCTCTTCGTCTACTTCTACAGGCGCTACTTCTGGCTCCTGGTGGCCGCCTTCTTCAACGTCAGCAAGATCCCCGAGAGGATCCAGCCGGGGCTGTTTGACATCATCGGGCACAGCCACCAGCTCTTCCACATCTTCACCTTCCTCAGCATCTATGACCAGATGTACTATCTAGAAGAAGGGCTGTTGCAGTTCCTCAAATCCCCACCTGCCTCCCCTACCTTCCTAGGCACCATTGGATATATGCTGCTCTTAATGCTTTGCCTGGGAATGGTCATAAGGAAATTTTTGAACGTTGCAGATCTCTGCAAACAGGACTAGGTGGCCAGGTATATTTATTCCTATTGTGATTCCTGTTCTTATTCTTTTTAGAGGATGCtgcaaaatttaaatgaaatctaCAAAGGAGCCTGGTACCTTTCTATTGAAAGTGGTTGTTTCCTCCTGTCAGTCACTGAACTGCTAGAATACTACTATTACTCTTAAAACGACTAGGTTCCCAAGGGAAGAAATCAAGCACTATTGTTTATAACTACTCCTACATTGTTGTTTAGGACACAAGGTGAAACCATTTAGCACTACTGTTTAATTTGCTaggaaaaaaaatgcatgaaCTGTGAAGGCCCCTTTACTAACTCTAGACTGTTTAGGAGATTGTTTAGGACACAAGGTAAAACCATTTAGCACTACTGTTAAATCTGCTAGAAAAAAAGAATGCATGAACTGTGAAGGCCCCTTTACTAACTCTAGACTGTTTAGGAGATTATTTAAATCAGCAATATATGCACCGGCATCAGGATTATACACACAGATTTTTAATCAAATCCTATGTGGAATTCCCTAGCAGATTATGCACTGAAGTTCTTCTTCTGTACTACTGTAATAGCTCTTTGAGGTCACATGCACTGGAACTGGATTTTAAATGCAAACAAGCTGACAGCTGTCCATAGTTTTTCCCCCCCTAGTGTTATAGCCTTTGTGGCAACCAAGCTACAGTTAAGATTTTAGAGAGAAAGGTAAAAAACTACTGTGAACTATTAGGGAGCTATAATTTGATCAAGGGATTTTGGTCATTTTGTGCGACTGAAGTTTGAATGGTTGGTATAGTCATTCCAAGGCAAAATAGAAATACagagccagattcttagctggtgtaaattggcacagttccattgaagtcattggaccAGAAGAGGATCAAGCCCGGAGAACCAAAACCTAATTTCCTACTCacacaaagctcccattgacttcaataggaggtTCGTGGAGCTGAGAACATGATTTCACCCTCAAGACCCTAATCCAACAacatctgatttattttttaaagttattaagTATATTAACCTGATTTCTGCTTCccctctttttcttctctttagttagttggggccagattctgtcaccttAGACTACTGTAGAATAAGATACTACGGAAGATGCATAGGAACTACTGAACGTGTTATaggaggcagaatctggctctagaTAAGTACTCAGTTTTATATTTTGATATCCTTCCCCCGCTGCTTCATAATTCAGTTTACCTCTGCGGCAGCTGGACATTTTAAAGCCCTACCTAAGTGGCTGTGCTGTGGATGTTTCAGA is part of the Chelonia mydas isolate rCheMyd1 chromosome 9, rCheMyd1.pri.v2, whole genome shotgun sequence genome and harbors:
- the PAQR9 gene encoding membrane progestin receptor epsilon, whose translation is MPGGRAAKDQAPPPPPSAPLLRWDEVPDDFVECFILSGYRRLHCSAQECLASVLQPTNETLNFWTHFIPLLLFLSKFCRLFFLSGAGELPFHHPFLLPLWCYASGVLLTFAMSCTAHVFSCLSLRLRAAFFYLDYASISYYGFASTVAYSYYLLPGLRLLDARAMSRYLQQRLGWQLDCSLPIALYSALVLPVAFVLAVTCTVACCKSRSEWCAYPFAIRTFVFAMPLSMACPIMLESFLFDLRGQNPTLFVYFYRRYFWLLVAAFFNVSKIPERIQPGLFDIIGHSHQLFHIFTFLSIYDQMYYLEEGLLQFLKSPPASPTFLGTIGYMLLLMLCLGMVIRKFLNVADLCKQD